Proteins from a genomic interval of Vicinamibacterales bacterium:
- a CDS encoding Hsp20/alpha crystallin family protein, with protein VNVAEDAVTVHGERHRAREEERDGVYRSERNYGAFCRTIALPAGTMTDHAKASFKNGVLEIRMPAAQGAAGRPIEIAG; from the coding sequence AGGTCAATGTGGCCGAGGACGCCGTCACGGTCCACGGCGAACGGCATCGCGCACGGGAGGAAGAGCGCGATGGCGTGTACCGGAGCGAGCGCAACTACGGCGCCTTCTGCCGAACGATTGCCCTGCCGGCGGGCACCATGACCGACCATGCGAAGGCGTCGTTCAAGAACGGGGTCCTCGAGATCCGGATGCCGGCCGCCCAGGGGGCGGCGGGCCGTCCGATCGAAATCGCTGGATGA